CATGAGCGAATTGCTCGGGCCGGTGCTGGTGGCGTGCCTGGCCGGGGTGGTGGGGTTTTTTGCCCTGGCGGTCATGTTGCCCATGATCGATATGATGACGTCGGCTATGGCCGGTATGTGACCGGATTTTGTAGCGAATGCGTGTCGCGGATATATTTTCGCTTGGGCTGGCCCCGGGCGTGTGCTATGTGAAAAGGCAAAGGAAGAGAATGGATACACCCATCAACCAGCAACCATGCGGGACATCGGCCCTGTCGCCGATCCGCAGGGAGGGACGTATGGAACGGACGAAACAACGTCGTAGGCAGGGCGGTTTCACGCTCATCGAACTCATCACCGTGATCATCATCCTCGGCGTACTCGCCGCCGTGGTGACTCCCCGGTATTTCGACATGGTCAGCGAGGCTGAGACCGCCGCTGCGGAAGGTGCCGCTGCCGAAGGTGTGGGACGCTTCAATCTGGCGTATGCCAAGTATGTTATGGACAACAACCAAGCTCCAGCCAACCTCGCGGCGCTCCAGGGCGATACCTACCTGGGTACCGATGCTTCGGATGTTGTCGTGGCTGGTGATTTCCAGTTCACCTACAGCGTTGCCAACGACGTGGTGACCGTGGCCGTGGCCACCGACCCGGACGGGGACGGCACCTACACGGATACGGGCGTCAGCAAGACGTTTGACTGGCCCGACTAAACCGGCGGTCTGAAAACGGCGTCACAGGGTCCGGAGGAGTGCGCTTCTCCGGACCTTTTTGCAAGGAGGACTCCTGATGCCCGGGGGACGCAGACGGGACGGACAAAGCGGATTCACCCTGATTGAGGTCATTGTGGTCCTGGTGATTCTCGGTGTGCTGTCCGGGGTGATTGCTCCAAACTATTTCAGCATGGTACAAGAGTCCGATACCGCCATGGCCCGGGGAGCCGCTTCCGAAGGGCTGGGACGCCTCTATTCCGCTGTGGGGCTGTATTATGTCCATGAAAAATCCCGTCCCACGGGGCTTTCCCAATTACGCGGCGATGCCTACCTGGGGACTGATGAATCCGACCAGCTTGATCTGGGGGAGTATCGGCTCAGCTTTAGCCAAACCAATGGCGGGGAAAGCGTGCGCATTGCAGTGGAAGCGCTGACCGATCAGGGCGGGTACCGGGATACGGGCGTGGTCCTCATCCAAGAGTGGCCCATGGAATAACGGATTCACCTTTTCGCCACTCGGCTTGACGGCGGGCGACCCGACAGGAAGCAACATGGCCAAGATCAACGCGTTTTTCAAAATGCTCCACGAGCACGGCGGCTCGGACCTGCACCTCAGCGCGGGAGCACCGCCCATGTTGCGTCTGCGGGGCGATCTGCAACGGATCAAGTACAAGCCGTTCAGCGACGAGGATCTCAAGAAACTGCTCTTTGAGATAACCCCGCAAGCCAAAATCAAAGAGTTTGAAGAAACCGGGGATGTGGATTTCGCTTATGAAGCCCCGGGACTGGCCCGGTACAGGGTCAATTTTTTTCGTCAGCACCGGGGCGTGGGCGCGGTATTTCGTGAGATTCCCCAGCACGTCCTGACCACCGAACAACTTGGCCTGCCCCCGCAACTGGCGGAAATGGCCATGCTGGAAAAAGGCATCGTGCTGGTCACCGGTCCCACGGGCAGCGGAAAATCCACCACGTTGGCCGCCATGCTTGATCACGCCAACAAGAAGCGGCGGGACCACATCCTGACCATCGAAGATCCCATCGAGTTCGTGCATCCATCCCAGGGATGCCTGATCAACCAGCGCGAGGTGGGGCGGCATACCGGGAGTTTCAAGGCGGCCTTGCGCGGCGCGCTACGGGAGGATCCGGACATCATCCTCGTGGGCGAGATGCGCGACTATGAAACCATTGCCCTGGCATTGGAGGCT
The Paucidesulfovibrio gracilis DSM 16080 DNA segment above includes these coding regions:
- a CDS encoding type II secretion system protein, whose product is MERTKQRRRQGGFTLIELITVIIILGVLAAVVTPRYFDMVSEAETAAAEGAAAEGVGRFNLAYAKYVMDNNQAPANLAALQGDTYLGTDASDVVVAGDFQFTYSVANDVVTVAVATDPDGDGTYTDTGVSKTFDWPD
- a CDS encoding type IV pilus twitching motility protein PilT, which codes for MAKINAFFKMLHEHGGSDLHLSAGAPPMLRLRGDLQRIKYKPFSDEDLKKLLFEITPQAKIKEFEETGDVDFAYEAPGLARYRVNFFRQHRGVGAVFREIPQHVLTTEQLGLPPQLAEMAMLEKGIVLVTGPTGSGKSTTLAAMLDHANKKRRDHILTIEDPIEFVHPSQGCLINQREVGRHTGSFKAALRGALREDPDIILVGEMRDYETIALALEAAETGHLVLSTLHTVSAVKTIDRIIEVFPEDMQSQVRSSFADSFKAVISQTLMKRADGSGRVAAVEILRGTPAVRNLIRKGENHQIPSVMQTNKHLGMQPLDDHIRELLEQGAIDRATARHHALDRSKFEDPQEP
- a CDS encoding type II secretion system protein, with amino-acid sequence MPGGRRRDGQSGFTLIEVIVVLVILGVLSGVIAPNYFSMVQESDTAMARGAASEGLGRLYSAVGLYYVHEKSRPTGLSQLRGDAYLGTDESDQLDLGEYRLSFSQTNGGESVRIAVEALTDQGGYRDTGVVLIQEWPME